The sequence below is a genomic window from Tubulanus polymorphus chromosome 1, tnTubPoly1.2, whole genome shotgun sequence.
CGGATGAAATGGCAGGAATGCCACACGAGTTTAAACGATATTTGGAAGCCAGTAAATTATATACGATATCAGTCTAatcaatatatctatttcGTGAatttattagtttttttagatatttctcttggaaatgatttttgtCCAATGGATTTTCTGTTTACGAACACACAAAAAAAGtgattatgtatatattcgaCTTAACATGGTTAACGAAGTTTTTTTAGATTGCTTACAATGTAAAAATGTCTGCGTCTGCAAACCCGCAAAACGTTTCAAAAGGAGACGATGAAGTCGCATGTTAGTCAAATATCGTCAAAGTACAGACACATTTCTCCAATTATTTCAGGTATTTACAACTACAGTTGGATATAACACGATTAGACGGAAGCTGTCGCCGGAGTTACGCACTTCAAACCGATATGACGTCTCTACGAAGAGAACGACTTCTCCACAAATCAAGGGTTGACTCGAGTCTCCACGAACAGATTTCCGAAAACGGCCCGTTATCGGTGAAAATAATCGAACCACAACAAAACCATCGCGATTTGTCATCGCATCAAAGGAAAGGAATGCTTCGAGCGCATTCCCCTTACGTTCTAAAAACAACCGATCCGAAAGTCGAAGAATCGGTGAAAAAATCCCCGCGCTTCCTGCATCGATCCTTGTCAGAAAATGACGCCCCGCCAGTATTGACCCCTAAGCGCGAACCAGGACGCTGGGTTGGCAGGTTAGTGTTCACACCCTTTCCTTAAGCCGGGCGCGCACCTTAACGATGATACGAAAATATCATGCCATCTTACGATGAACTTAGCTGTTTTGGACCATGGACTCCAAAACtatttcgttttagagtccatggttagaCGTAGAACCCGTTTCGAGAATATCCGTATTCAAAGCGTAATTCAGATAAAGGGGTCTATTCGATGTTGCAGTAAGCGAGATGAAATTATAACGAAATAGTCAATGTTCTtgttcatatgaaatatgttcGGAACATGTTTTCTACACCTGCTAAAACAAAGGTTTACATGTGCGTGATACATTTACTGTTGATATGTTTCTTGAAAGAATATGATCTTGATAGATATGCATATAACATTAGTTTTCATATTTATCTTGGCTACCCGCCGATCAGGTATAATACCGAAGAGGAAAAATCTGCCCTTTCTACACAGAATAATACGGGCTAGATCCGGCTTATAGTATTGCTGTTGCAAAAGCaaagaatgaaatattttcagtatGATTTATCGAAATGTTCATCTATTATTCAGTGGTTTACAAAGTGATCCGGCATTACTGACCAAAGATCGAGGCTACTTGTTATGGACAAATCCGAAAGGCACGATGGAAGTAATGTTTCGATATGGAGAGTCCGCACAAAATTTCAGGTAAAATACGAGACGAAAACCTATACGTATAATAATACGTAAAAATTGGTACGAAAATATTGTATTACTTTTTCAGTTGTTACATCGACCCGCAGTATAGGGGAGTTAAAGTGTCCGTGTTCGAGAATGACGTGCCAAAACAAGTCACAGACGGCCTAGAAGATCCACGTTGCAGCACGAGTAAATACCATAAACGAAGTCCCTTCCGAAATCGACCAGAGAACAACTTCGAGTTGACATCGAGCTCCGGAGAAGTCAAACTGTTACTAGAAGCAATTAAAGGGACAAAATTCCCATCCGTGCAGTCATTCAAAATCAACTACGTAATGGCTTTATGAAATTtgagctctctctctctctctctctctctatttcTTTTCGTCTTTGCTTCATTATATCTCGCAAAGAACATTCCTGaatgattgttattatttataACCACAATTTATTAGATTCATTGAAGTACATCGAGTTCTGAAATAAACACCACCAACGCTTcacatttttaatttttgcatttttgtGCTTTTTGTTTGACAAAGATGTCCGATTTGTACAGAACGACGAATTGCAACTAATTTTCCTCGAAAGTTGGATTACGGTTCGAAATGTCGAGAGTCGAAAAATCCGGGAACATACATATTCATAAGGTCGATGACTATTTCACCACAATTACCACCGTTTAACAAATTGACAGAAAATTCCCGTAAGCTGCACGAGACACATCGGTAAACACACTTAACTCGAGGTCCGGTGGAACAGTCTGCCTGAATCAAAATCTTTCACATTTTAGTTCAGCATTTTTGTTGTGTGCATACAAATTTGTCCTGAATCAATCGCAACGAATTCCCAAGATCAAGAATATACTCAGTCCAATACGTTGATCAAGTTGATCTTGTTGGAATCCAGCCatcgactctaaaacgaacCGGCTTACGGGTACGGCCCGGTATCGATAAGCTCTTTCATCAAAGACCGACGTAATGAATATGCAGCAAGTTGctgaatgtttgttttttgttcaaaAAGAATGTTTGATCGTGTGTTCCTATAGTTTCTAAAGTGTCTGAGAGCTCGCAAATCGCTTCAACGGGCGTTAAATCTCATACAATCTCAGAGGGAGGCCTCCCAGACCCCCGTAAGCACCTGAAGCGCATTGAGTAGTCCCGCCTTTAAGGAATGTCAGACCAATATAGAATTGCTTCCACCGCGCCTGAACTCAGACATGTCCATTAACTCAGGTGGGACAaatactttttcattttttgactCGAGGGGTTTACCCCATACCTTCCTTCAGTCCGCTCGCATTGTTAGTTTTACAGCTCATTGATGCACCCCCACGCCCAAAATTAGACCACAGAGATCGCTACGGCTCTGAAACGGTTGGAAGATAAGGTTAAGAAAGGTGCTGACGACTCCGATTGGCGATACAATGATCCGATTGGCCCAATAATGAACAGAAAAATGGAAACGTTTCGTATCCTGGCGGCGGGATGCAACGGTAGCTTGTAAACATATTCTCTGACACCTTTCAAATAACACCTTCCGATTGACTGCTACTTGTGATattgattgatgatattaaacatCAGATAAATCATCTTTAAATGAAGATGGTTTTGACTGCGATATAGGGACAATAACTTCAAGATCGTCGCAGTATGGACGTTATAATTGGTGGCATTAAACCATTTCTTGGAGAAAACAATTAACTTGACAAAGACCGGAGGAAGCAGCCTTTGAAAAGTAACTTCGCGATCAAAATCAGATACGATACTTGTGGAAGTAGGCGAATGGTTGTTTCAAGTTAAGTACCAACCCATACATTTAGTTACCGATCCCTGGACAAGGCATGTACAGGGGCAGATTTTGGGGGGTCAAAGGGGTCACCGGCCCCTCACGGTCGAGGCAGCGAGCCGGCGCTATGCAGCTTTATAGTCCATACAGTACATTTCATGTAGTTTTTACCTCCCTGGACCCGACCCCTACAAAAAGTCTTAGATCTATCCCTAACCATGTCGACCCCTCAGTCCCCCTTGACCGACGGGCGGCCACGGACCTTCGGGCGCGTTTTTCGACTTCGAGTCAGttatagaaaaagaatttatgCACCATGAACTCATAGCCTTATATCAAATTTGGGTAACCAAACAGTGTAGTAGATTTTCATAAGTGAGCCAAGTCCGATTCCCCTACGAAAAATGATGTTAACTGGTAAATAATAAGGTGTCCCACAATAGTCGTCCAGTCCGATTGCAACTTTCTCTGATCTGAATTGTGCAGGAGTCTCGGAACTGCAGTCGATAGgtttgaaaattaatcatcCATTAATAGAATTAACGATGGTATCGGTATGGGATCCCGGCCGCCGACCGCGCCATCAGAATGCCTTTATGtacaaataaattttaattgtattgtattgtattgtatctGTCTTTCGCGTTTAACAAATAGTCACTACCACCCTGAAGCTGACCTTGTAACGACACCGActggttttctgtttcgacttGTTAGAAACCCTTCAAAAATGGTAATTATAGCTTCAATTAGCATCTTGAACTGAACAGACAAAGTTATAGTCTTTGAACggctgaatatatttgattaactgtcaccaaaaaagaaatctaGTCTCGTGACTTGAACGatacagaaaatattcaaaaaagaTGAGAAACTAAAGCTGAATCGGATAAACTGTCACAATGGTTGTTGAATGATTTATAACCTTGTCCTCGGCGTCATCTGCTGCAATCGTTTAAACTGTTGCACTCGGTATATAGAAAAAACCGTATATTGTGTGTTGTTCAATCGCTGTTTTTTATCCTTTTTTCAGGCTGAAACTCTGAAGATAGTTGTAACTGGTGCTGCCGGCCAGATTGCTTACTCGCTGTTATATTCAATTGCGAAAGGCGATGTCTTCGGAAAAGAACAAGTACGTCTTGATGATTTGATCAATCTTCGCTTTACAGGCCTTCAGAACcagtgtatatgtatatataggcTTTAACCCAGCCAATGACAATTTTATTGGTTTGATATTGCTTCAGAAAATGGAACTGGTTTTGTTGGACATACTACCGATGATGGAAGCTCTAAACGGCGTAGTTATGGAACTTCAAGACTGTGCACTTCCTCTCTTGACTGGTAATTATGAATAAGTTGAAGATGttgaatcattcatttatcaaactgTGATTTGCCTCATGAATAGACAGGGCGAAAGTCAGATAGGCCATGACTTCTGAACAGTGCACTATTGTGGGACACCTTATTATTTACCAGTTAACATCATTTTTCGTAGGGGAATCGGACTTGGCTCACTTATGAAAATCTACTACACTGTTTGGTTACCCAAATTTGATATAAGGCTATGAGTTCATGGTGcataaattctttttctatagCCGTTCACCCGTCAGCTGATGCTAATAGTGCATTCCAGAACGCAGATGTTGGTATTCTAGTCGGTGCCTTCCCCCGTAAAGAAGGGATGGAGCGAAAAGACCTTCTAAAAGCCAATGCAAAAATCTTCAAAAGCATGGGTGAAGCTATAGAAGCTAATGCTAAGAAAACAATCAAGGTAACAATGCTGACTTAAGTCTCTGAGCGAGATTTCTGTCGCAAGTTTTTGTTGGAGTACATTAGGACAATAGTTGTTTCACTCCAATTCCGACCcaggaaaattttgattcgCTATGCGGTTAGTTATATGGTTGCTTGTGGTACACAAGATCCCTACGAATCTTagattccttgaaaactcgaaattttaaattttctccttttaaAACTCCAgaatctgaataatcaatctgtagggaccctgtagaGCATGCATTTGGCTCTGTAAGTCAAGTAAGAGATCAGGTTAAATGTATTTGCAACTTATCTACAGTACATATCCTGCACATGCTACCAATCACCATCTGTAGATATTGAATGTATCAAAATCATGAATCAATAATTCAGACATACAGTTACTACAGCTGTACTCGTTAGTTAATGCAGTGCACCAGCATCTGTTCATATTTACGTaaacaaatacatgtaatacGATTGTtgctaatttcaatattttcaggttATTGTCGTCGGAAATCCTGCCAACACCAATGCGATGTTGTGCTCTCATTTCGCCCCTTCAGTTCAGAAACGAAACTTTAGCGCGTTGACCCGCCTCGATCATAACCGAGCACAGTCACAGGTAAAAATGTCCTTCGACCTATAGCTCTCGACCTGCTACTGAATTTGATGAAGAAAAATTGATTCAGAACTTTGTACATAtattatgaaagaaaattatgataatcattGAACCTTAACTCGCAGTTCTCAAGGTTGAATCCCTCATTGATTAAGACGTGATTTAAGACTAGATATAATGAATGAAAAGATAATAGTGgaaactttttcatttaatcagGTCTTGTTAGTAATGTATGTGATGAAAAGTGGGGTGTATTTTCAGGTTGCCATGAGACTAGGTGTAGCCCCGCAGGCTGTCAAGAAGGTCATCATTTGGGGGAATCATTCTTCCACTCAATATCCAGACTTATCTCATTCTGTTGTGAATATGAATGGTGCGGAAGTATCGGCTACAGAAGCTTTGAAAGACGACAATTGGGTCAAAGGAGAATTCCTTAAGGTAAGATGTAGTGGACTTGTACGCATGCAAGGCAAGGAGGACAGAGGTGTTCTATAACATTTCCAATTCCTACAATACGAGAAATGATGTCATGCATTCAGTGTGGGGCTGGTTTAAGAATTTACCATTCCCATTATAACACATTTGTAGTTGTAAATTTACCATGatattcaaattgatttgTACACTGGTCGTGAATCGATTTAAGTAACAGTAAGTAATTTATTTCGCAACAATGAAATTGGACGGggcaagaaaaacatatatagTTCACGTGAAAATGGTTGCAACATTCCTGACCTGTTACAATGTTGCCCTTCTCCTTATTAAATTGGTATTTTGGTTTGATAATTTAGACTGTGCAAACGCGAGGTGCTGCGATCATCAAGGCGCGAAAACTTTCAAGTGCTTTGTCTGCAGCGAAAGCCATCT
It includes:
- the LOC141900676 gene encoding malate dehydrogenase, cytoplasmic-like, yielding MGSRPPTAPSECLYVQINFNCIVLYCICLSRLTNSHYHPEADLVTTPTGFLFRLVRNPSKMAETLKIVVTGAAGQIAYSLLYSIAKGDVFGKEQKMELVLLDILPMMEALNGVVMELQDCALPLLTAVHPSADANSAFQNADVGILVGAFPRKEGMERKDLLKANAKIFKSMGEAIEANAKKTIKVIVVGNPANTNAMLCSHFAPSVQKRNFSALTRLDHNRAQSQVAMRLGVAPQAVKKVIIWGNHSSTQYPDLSHSVVNMNGAEVSATEALKDDNWVKGEFLKTVQTRGAAIIKARKLSSALSAAKAICDHMRNWWCGTPEGNWVSMAVPSDGSYGIPEGVIYSYPVTIDANRDYKIVQGLEISDFSREKMDKTYKELAEEKETAMSFVQ
- the LOC141909403 gene encoding uncharacterized protein LOC141909403 produces the protein MKQSNNIVDTLVRPSWYLQLQLDITRLDGSCRRSYALQTDMTSLRRERLLHKSRVDSSLHEQISENGPLSVKIIEPQQNHRDLSSHQRKGMLRAHSPYVLKTTDPKVEESVKKSPRFLHRSLSENDAPPVLTPKREPGRWVGSGLQSDPALLTKDRGYLLWTNPKGTMEVMFRYGESAQNFSCYIDPQYRGVKVSVFENDVPKQVTDGLEDPRCSTSKYHKRSPFRNRPENNFELTSSSGEVKLLLEAIKGTKFPSVQSFKINYVMAL